In one window of Streptomyces griseus subsp. griseus DNA:
- a CDS encoding cobalt-precorrin-6A reductase, protein MMHVQHVLVLGGTTEARRLAERLAGEPRVRVTTSLAGRVAAPRLPPGDVRVGGFGGPDGLAEWVREHRVDALIDATHPFAATMSRNAALAAAQAHVPLLALRRPGWVAQDGDRWHSVASLAEAAELLPALGERVFLTTGRMGLAAFAGAGLDAMWFLVRSVDAPEPPHPRRMEVLLDRGPFSLGGERELILRHRLDVLVTKDSGGDATAPKLTAAREAGIPVVVVRRPPVPEGVPVAATPDEAGEWVRGLYASG, encoded by the coding sequence ATGATGCACGTGCAGCATGTTCTTGTTCTGGGAGGGACCACCGAGGCCCGTCGGCTCGCCGAGCGTCTCGCCGGTGAACCGCGTGTGCGCGTCACCACCTCCCTCGCCGGGCGCGTGGCCGCTCCCCGGCTGCCGCCCGGTGACGTGCGCGTCGGCGGGTTCGGCGGGCCCGACGGGCTCGCGGAGTGGGTACGTGAGCACCGCGTCGACGCCCTGATCGATGCCACCCACCCCTTCGCCGCCACCATGAGCCGGAACGCGGCCCTGGCCGCCGCGCAGGCCCATGTTCCTCTTCTCGCCCTCCGCCGGCCGGGCTGGGTGGCCCAGGACGGTGACCGCTGGCACTCCGTCGCCTCCCTCGCCGAGGCGGCCGAGCTGCTGCCAGCACTCGGTGAGCGGGTCTTCCTCACCACCGGGCGGATGGGGCTCGCCGCTTTTGCCGGAGCCGGCCTCGATGCGATGTGGTTCCTCGTACGGTCCGTCGATGCGCCGGAGCCGCCCCACCCCCGGAGGATGGAAGTCCTGCTCGACCGGGGGCCGTTCAGCCTCGGAGGGGAGCGGGAGCTCATCCTCCGCCATCGCCTCGATGTCCTGGTCACCAAGGACAGCGGAGGCGATGCCACCGCGCCCAAGCTCACCGCCGCCCGTGAGGCCGGGATTCCCGTCGTCGTGGTGCGGCGGCCGCCGGTTCCGGAAGGGGTGCCGGTGGCCGCCACGCCCGACGAGGCCGGGGAGTGGGTACGAGGCCTCTACGCCTCCGGATAG